Below is a window of Streptomyces genisteinicus DNA.
AAGGCGAGCACCTGCACGGCGAAGGCCTCGTTGATCTCGAAGAGACCGATGTCCGAGATGGACAGGCCCGCCTGGGCGAGCGCCTTCTCGGTGGCCGGGATCGGGCCGTAGCCCATGACCTCGGGCTCGACTCCGGCGAAGGAGTACGCGACCAGGCGCATCTTGACCGGGAGGTTGTTCTCCCGGGCGAAGTCCTCGGAGGCGATGAGCGAGGCGGTGGCGCCGTCGTTCAGGCCGGCCGCGTTGCCCGCGGTGACGCGGCCGTGGACACGGAACGGCGTCTTCAGGCCGGCCAGCGACTCCATGGTCGTGCCCGGGCGCATCGGCTCGTCGGCGGTGACCAGGCCCCAGCCGGTCTCGCCGGCCTCGGGGTTGGTGCGGCGCACGGAGACCGGCACCAGGTCCTGCTGGATCTTGCCGTCGGCGTACGCCTTGGCGGCCTTCTCCTGCGAGCGCACGGCGTACTCGTCGGCGCGCTGCTTGGTGATGGTCGGGTAGCGGTCGTGCAGGTTCTCGGCGGTCATGCCCATGAACAGGGCGGACTCGTCGACCAGCTTCTCGCTCACGAACCGCGGGTTCGGGTCGACGCCCTCGCCCATCGGGTGGCGGCCCATGTGCTCGACACCGCCGGCCACGGCGACGTCGTACGCGCCGAAGGCCACGCTGCCCGCGACCGAGGTCACGGCGGTGAGGGCGCCCGCGCACATGCGGTCGATGGAGTAGCCCGGCACGGACTGCGGCAGCCCGGCGAGGATGCCGGCGGTGCGGCCGATGGTCAGACCCTGGTCGCCGATCTGGGTGGTCGCGGCGATCGCGACCTCGTCGATCTTCTTGGGGTCGAGCGCCGGGTTGCGGCGCAGCAGCTCCCGGATGGCCTTGACGACGAGATCGTCGGCGCGGGTCTCGTGGTAGATGCCCTTCGGGCCCGCCTTGCCGAACGGGGTGCGGACGCCGTCGACGAAGACGACGTCCCTGACGGTACGAGGCACGATGGCTCTCCTCCAGGGTGCGGGGTGGCACTGCTGCGGCACACACGCCTGAGCGTGCGCTTGCTCGTCTCATGCTACTTGTGGGTAACCAGGCTGCCCACCCCCTGGGGCGGGAGCGGCGAAGGTCACACCCCGTAGTGGCTGTCCCCGCACGGGCGGGCCGCCGAAACAGCGACACGCCGTCGCGCGGGGACCGCCGCTCAGCTGCCCGGATCCGGGCCGGAGGGGGGCTGCCCGGAGGGTGCGGCGGCCTTCGGAGCGGCCCGCAGGGCCTGGCGCACGGACCAGGCGACGGCCACCAGCGGTACGGCGGCCACCGCGCCGATCACCCCGGCGGCCACCGCGCCCCCGATCACGGCCAGCGCCACGACCACGGGGTGCAGCCGGACCGCCCAGCTCATCACGATCGGGTGCAGCAGATGCCCCTCGATCTGCCCGATCACCACGATCAGCGCCACCACGATCCCGGCCACCAGCGGTCCCTTGGCCGCCAGCGCCACCACCGCCGCGACCGCGAGCGCGATGGGCGACCCGATGAGCGGGACGAACGCGGCGACGAACTCCAGGAGCGCCAGCGGCACGGCCAGCGGCACACCGAGCGCGTACAGGGCGATGCCGACCAGGACCGCGTTGACCGCGGCCACGAGCAGGATGCCGTGGGTGTAGCCGGTGAACGTGCGCCAGGCCGCGGCCCCGGCGACCGACACCCTCTCGCGGGCCCCAGGGGGCAGCTCGTCCCGGAACCACGCCCACTGCCGGTCCCCGGAGTGGATGAAGAAGACCGAGCAGAACACCGCGAGCGCGAGCACCGTCAGCACCTCCACCAGGCGGTCCGCCCCGCTGATCGCGGTGCTGATGACCGTGGAGCGGTGGCTGGACAGGAACTGGCCGATGCGGTGCCGGAGATCCCCGAGGGCTTCCGGGTTCAGCCGGAACGGCGGCTGCTCCAGCCAGCGCTCGATCCGGTCGATCCCGGTGGCGAACTCGTCCACCAGCCTCGCCCGCTCGCCCGCCACCGCCTCGCCGACCAGCGCGCCGAGCCCGAGGAGCAGCAGCAGGCTGCCGATCAGGGACACGGCCACCGCCGCGGGCCTCGGCATCCAGCGGGACAGCAGGCCCGCCACCGGGCGGAGCACGGCGGTGATCACCAGCCCGAGGAAGACGGCGACACCGAGTTTGTGGAACCGGCCGAGCAGGGAGAAGACGCCGAACACCAGCGCGCCCACGACGATGATCCGCCAGGACCAGGCGGCCGCGGAGCGCAGTGCCCCGGGCACGCGCGGCGCGTCGCGCCCGCGCGGTGGCGGGGCCGGGTGTGCGGGGTGGTCCGGAGTGCTGGACATCTCCAGCACGTACCACCGGGCGGCCCGCGCCCCACGCGAGGGGGGTGCGGTTCGCCCGAAGGCACGGATCCGGTGGCCCCGTCCGGGGCCGCGGGCCACGGACAGGGCTGCGGGCTACGAGCCCTGCGGCCGGACGGAGAGGGCCTTGAGGAGCGGCGGCGTGGTCAGCCGCACCTGCCAGGCGCGGGCGCCGAGTGCGGTGAGCGCGCCGGCGACCGTGTCCGGGTCGAGGGGGGAGGGCGGCTCCCAGCAGACCCGGCGGACCGTGTCGGGGGAGAGCAGGTTCTCCTGGGGCATGGCCAGCTCCTCGGCGAGCGCCGTGACCGCGGCGCGGGCCGCCGACAGCCGGGCGGCCGCCGCCGGGTCCTTGTCCGCCCAGGAACGCGGCGGGGGCGGTCCGGACACGGACTGGCCGGGCTGCGGCAGCTCCGCGTCGGGGAGCGCCTTCGCCCGGTCCACGGCCGCCTGCCACTGCTCCAGCTGCCGGCGGCCCGTGCGCTGCCCGAACCCGGGCAGGGCCATGAGCGCCTGGACGCCCGCGGGCAGGGCCAGGGCCGCCTCGACGATCGCCGCGTCGCCCAGCACCTTGCCGGGGGAGACGTCGCGTCGCTGCGCGATCCGGTCGCGGGTGTTCCACAGTTCGCGCACGACGGCCATCTGCCGGCGGCGGCGCACCTTGTGCATCCCCGAAGTGCGGCGCCAGGG
It encodes the following:
- a CDS encoding thiolase family protein; translated protein: MPRTVRDVVFVDGVRTPFGKAGPKGIYHETRADDLVVKAIRELLRRNPALDPKKIDEVAIAATTQIGDQGLTIGRTAGILAGLPQSVPGYSIDRMCAGALTAVTSVAGSVAFGAYDVAVAGGVEHMGRHPMGEGVDPNPRFVSEKLVDESALFMGMTAENLHDRYPTITKQRADEYAVRSQEKAAKAYADGKIQQDLVPVSVRRTNPEAGETGWGLVTADEPMRPGTTMESLAGLKTPFRVHGRVTAGNAAGLNDGATASLIASEDFARENNLPVKMRLVAYSFAGVEPEVMGYGPIPATEKALAQAGLSISDIGLFEINEAFAVQVLAFLEHYGIADDDARVNQYGGAIAFGHPLASSGVRLMTQLARQFEDQPEVRYGLTTMCVGFGMGATVIWENPHFEGDK
- a CDS encoding AI-2E family transporter produces the protein MSSTPDHPAHPAPPPRGRDAPRVPGALRSAAAWSWRIIVVGALVFGVFSLLGRFHKLGVAVFLGLVITAVLRPVAGLLSRWMPRPAAVAVSLIGSLLLLLGLGALVGEAVAGERARLVDEFATGIDRIERWLEQPPFRLNPEALGDLRHRIGQFLSSHRSTVISTAISGADRLVEVLTVLALAVFCSVFFIHSGDRQWAWFRDELPPGARERVSVAGAAAWRTFTGYTHGILLVAAVNAVLVGIALYALGVPLAVPLALLEFVAAFVPLIGSPIALAVAAVVALAAKGPLVAGIVVALIVVIGQIEGHLLHPIVMSWAVRLHPVVVALAVIGGAVAAGVIGAVAAVPLVAVAWSVRQALRAAPKAAAPSGQPPSGPDPGS